The genomic region ACTAGCTGTAAAGTACCAAAGGGAAATCCAGTATCTATTAGGTAACCTACTATAAAGACAAGATTGACCAATAATAATACAGGAAGAATTATTTTCTTCATTTCCACTTTCACCTTTTTCTTCGAAAATTAGGATAAAGAGAACTTTTTGTATAATTTTAACATAAGGCTATGTTATATGTCATTGTTGATTTTTAGCAAGTTATTCACACGGCGGAGACTCCAGCGGGAACAGCAAGAGTACGATAGGAAAACCAAAATTTCCGATTGCTTTAATGTAGCCATTTTTTATCTCTCCTTATCAGAATTTGGCACATCCAACTGTTTAACAATAGTTCTAAATTTCTAAAATAGATTAAGATAATTCAGAAAAAAATATTAAAATTGTTTGAAAAGCTGATAAAATATTGAATTGGAAAATATTTGTGGGAGTGTATACATTTGCGAACTAACATGTATTTTGTTCGGCATGCCCATTCTACATATACACCTGATGAAGTTGGAAGACCCTTATCCGAACGAGGGTTGGTTGACGCGGAAGTTACTGAATTACTAAAAAAAGAAGAAATTGATATTGTCATTTCAAGTCCGTATAAAAGAGCCATTCAGACAGTGGAGGGAATAGCTAAATTTTTAGGTAAAGAGGTTGTAATAGAGGATGGTTTTAAAGAACGAACATTGGCTGAGAAACCTGTTGAAGACTTTAACCAAGCTATTACGAAAGTATGGGAGGATGTACATTTTTCTTGGGAAGGAGGAGAATCTAATATCCTCGCTCAAGAAAGAGGGGTAAAAACGACCTTTCGGATATTGGAAAAGTATGAAGGGAAAAACATTGTCATAGGTACTCATGGCAATATCATGGTTTTAATCATGAATCATTTCGATCACCAATATGATTTTCATTTTTGGAAAAAACTTGATATGCCAGACATCTATAAATTAACTTTTGAGCAAAAGAAGCTGATAGATGTTCAAAGAATATGGGGGGAAAAATAGGGTAATTAGTACATTAAAGTATAATCAAATGAAAAGAAAAATTTTGTTGATTTAATAAAAAATGGATGGAATAAGATGATATGGATTAAAATTTATATAAAAAGGGGAAGATGCGATGTCAAGTAATGAGAAAGCGGTATCGACAGAATATTTAAAAGTAATAAAGTCACGGTTTATAAGTATGAAAGATACGGCAGAAAAGACATTCGAACAACTTGATGATCAAGATTTGTTTTGGTATCCAAATGAAAACTCCAACAGCATTACAGTTATTGTTAAGCATATGAGCGGGAATATGATATCTCGGTGGACGGACTTTTTACATTCAGATGGTGAAAAGCCATATAGAGATCGGGATGGCGAATTTGAACATACGATTTCGAGTCGAAAAGAGCTATACGAAGTTTGGAATAAAGGTTGGGATGTATTCTTTAAGGCAATTGATTCGCTTACAGAAGAACATCTCCTTCATGTCATTTACATTCGAAAAGAACCTCATACGGTAATTGAAGCCATTGAAAGGCAAATGTATCATTATTCCTACCATATTGGGCAAATCGTTTATATCGCCAAACTGCTAAAATCTGATCAATGGAGATGTTTAACCATTCCTCGAAACAAAAAGTCCACCTCTTAAATCTTATACCAATTTATTGCATTTTTATAGAAAACCTTCTTAGCCCCTTCGTCCCCAAGAACATCATATATAAGTTCCATATCTGATGTTTGAAATGGTCTTTTCGCCCTTGTTGAAGGTAAATCTGTCCCAAACATAAGGGCATCAGGATTAACAGAGAATATTTTACGATGGGCTTCTTCTACGTTCAACTCCACTCGACCAAAACCCGTGGCTTTTACTCTGACCCCTTTTTCAACTAGAGCTAACAAAGTGTAAAATCCTTCTTTCGTTAACCCAAGATGATCAATGGAAACAGCCGGAAGGTTTTCAACTATCTTTGTGAAATGTACTAATGATGCAGAATCAATGTATAACTCGGAATGCCAGCCGACCAGTTCATACACTCTTCTGGCCATGTAGTCTAAACGGGAAAGATCTTTTAATACGCCACGTTTGACATTAAAACGGATCGCTCTTACACCGAGTTGATGAAGTCTCATTATTTCTTCATCCGATGTATCGTCAGGCAGTTGGGTGACACCGACAAAATGTTCCCCGAGTGTTTGAAGTGCATTGATTAAATAAGATTGATCAAATCCTTGAAACGAACCGGATACGATAGCCCCACCAATTACATTAAAATCTTTCACTCGATCTAAATAGTCTTCACAGGTAAAATCATCAGGCATAAAACCTTGATTCACTATTAACGGAAACCTCGAATCAATAATGTGGAAATGAGCATCAAAAATCTGAATGGTTCTCTCCCCCTTAAACCTTCTTGCTATAATTTTACAGAATCAGTTGGACAAGAAAAATAAGTGAATCGTTATAACAAACAATAACTACATCTTATTAATGAAAAAGTACCGCTATAGATAAAATTTCCCTTGTATTTTTCTGTATATCGTATTTAATTTCCCCTACTAATGAGGTAATATCTAAATACTGACATTTTCTCAACTGTATAGGTAAAAGCTTCATACAAAAGGAAGGGAACAACATTGAAACACATTCCAACGCTAATTCAAATTGATCAGATTACTAGAGAAGAAATGCCACATTATTACGATGTGGCCATTGTGATGAACAAACTAAAAGAAGCCCTTTTTACACATACAGGGGAACAGTTTTCCTTATTTTCTTATAGTGAAAATATGGATGAATTATTAGAAATGATTCAGGAAACGATATTGAATGATGCAAATGAAGCCACGTTGATCGGTTATATTTTTGATAGTTTGGAAAAAGGTAGAATAAAGTACAGTACGCTCCATGGCGATAAAAAGTTTATTGAAGAACCATTGCTAAATAATGCACTTTACTATTTTCCTAGGTTTGGAGTTGCCGTCGCGAAACTCCCTATTTACCAAAGCCATGAAGATTATGAAGAGACGTTCCTTTTTGCAAAAGAGGGGAAAGCCATTATTTCTTTTCTTGACTATTTGTATGAAAAGCAACGAGAAAGTATGAAAGGGTATATTAATGTTATCGTTGCTACGGATGATGGTATTCAACGTAGTAAAGAAGAATTTACGTATCAAATCAAACGGGAGGATGTTTTACTAGAGGAACCTATTAAAAAAGAAATTTTCCGTTCTATTGATGAATTTTTCCTTAATGAAGGAGAATTTTTCAAAAAGTATAATTTACCTTATAAACGGGGGATTCTTTTATACGGGGCACCAGGAAACGGAAAAACTACCCTTGTAAAATCAATTGCAGGTAGTACCCCTGCACCGGTTGTGTATTGGCAAATTACGGAATTCACATACAGTTATACTATTAAAGAAGTGTTTTCGACTGTATCAAAATTAGCGCCTGTCATTCTCGTGATTGAAGACATTGACTCCATGCCAGAAGAATCCCGTTCGGTTTTCTTAAATACGTTGGATGGTGCTTCGACGAAAGAAGGAATTTTCTTAATCGGTACAACGAATTATCCTGAAAAAATTGACCCGGCTTTAATCAATCGAGCAGGGCGATTTGACCGAGCCTACGAAATCAAACTGCCGAATCAAGAAACGCGTAGCCTTTATTTACGCAAAAAGAAAATTACAGAGTTTATTTCTGAAGCCGAGTTTAATTATTTAATCAAGCAAACAGAGGGGCTCTCGATTGCTCAATTAAACGAATTATATACGATGGTAGCCTTACAATGGCATTACGATAAGCAGGTTGATTTGCACTCTATTATTAAAGATCTGCAAACAAACAATAGACGGACGTGGAGACAAGAGTGGCTTGAAAATCCGGTTCATTCTTCCATTGGATTTGGTGACTAAAAATGGTCAAACATCCCCTAGAGGTTCATTGCTAGGGGATGTTACAAAAATATTAGGATCTTCTTTTTTGGTAGGCGATTAAAACAATTTCCTCTCCCGTTTCTTGTCTAAATTTTTCTTCTACATTTTTTAATTCGTTTACCGTTTTCTCATTTAATTTCGCCACAGGAAATCTATCTTTTTCCACAACCATCCCTCTTTTCGTTTTTCATCTATCTTGTCCGGTTTAGATGTGGACTATTCACATTTTGGAGGTCAAAAATGAGCCATTTAGAAAAATTACTCACTATTCAAGTTCAGCCAATGAAAAAAGACATGATTCCAACATCAGAAGATGAGGGGATTTTTGATTTTCGGACGGACTATTCCTTTACAAGTGCCATCGAATTTTAATTCCACATGGAACGTTTCGTCAAAAATGTAATTGAAAAGATTGTCCAGTTTTTAATAACAACATACGGAGTGACCATTTTGAGTGACATGAAAAAAGTAAAATCAGCAAATGAACCGAGATTTTCAACTGTAGATTCTTTTTTAAGGTACATTCCGAACAACATTAACATTGAGAGATGGAACGAAGACGGATCTCCGGAGGAATGAAAAATCACAATGGGGGGAAAAATATGAAAAAAATTATGGTCGTTGGGGTATCGCCAGGCGTAGGGAAGACGACGTTTGCCAGGCGTTTAGGGGAAGCGCTCAACATACCGGTCTATCATTTAGACAAATACTACTGGAAGCCGGGATGGGTTGAGTCTCCATTAGAAGAATTTCGAGCAGCTCAACTAGAAATCGTCAAACAAGAAAAGTGGATCATTGAAGGAAATTATACCAATACATATGATGTCCGGGTTCCTCATGCAGATACGATTATTTATTTAGAGCTTTCATTAATGCGATGCCTGTTTCGAGTTTTCAAACGAACGTATTCTAATCTTGGAAAAAACCGCAATGACGTAGGAGAAGGATGCCCTGAACGATTTGAATGGGAATTTTTTCACTATATCCTAACCACTCATCGTCGGCGCAAAAAAGCGATGCCGGAACGTCTAAGGGAAATGCAGCTTACTGGAACACAGAAAACAATTGTGGTGTTGAAAAGTAAAAAGGCCATAGAGACATATCTAAAGAAGATAAAAGAAAGTCGAATTCCCAATTAAGAACATATGCCGAAATCGTTTCCGCATAGAGTGTACAACTATTCAGTGTGAAAAATTGTAGAATTCGAAGGAATGAATATATGAAAAAATAGTCCTTATTACTTATAAAATCGACAATTCTTAATATTGACGATTATTTTTCTGAATATTAAAATTTTATTAACAAATTATGTGAGCTATGCTTGTTTTTATTATGAAAGGACATCCCCGTTTTCTCATATAGAGAGGCGGGGTTTTTTCGTCATTAGGGAGGTTTTTATGAAAAAATCATTGAAATTAAGGAGTGTGTGGCTATTGATTTTTGGGCTGTTAAGGATAGGCCTTAATCAAGACAAACAAGTCGTTAATATTGCTAGTACAGAAGAAAATGATGTGAATTTTACATCCGATGTCATTTATCAAATTGTGGTGGACCGTTTTTACGATGGGAATACAAGTAATAATCCAACTGAAAGCTTATATAGCAAAAATTGTACTAATTTACGAAAATATTGTGGTGGAGATTGGCAAGGGATTATTGACAAACTTAAGGACGGATATTTAACGGACATGGGAATCACTGCAATCTGGATTTCCCAGCCGGTTGAAAATGTTTACTCTATCATGAATGATGCTGCAGGTACCACCTCTTATCATGGCTATTGGGCACGTGATTTTAAAAAGACGAATCCATTCTTTGGGGATGTAGCGAAGTTCCGTGAATTAATTTCAACAGCTCATGCCCATGGTATAAAAGTAATCATTGATTTTGCACCCAATCATACATCGCCTGCTTCCGAGGATGACCCTTCGTATATGGAAAATGGTCGTTTATATGATAACGGTGTACTGATAGGAGGCTATACACACGATACTTCAGGATATTTCCATCATAATGGAGGCACTGACTTTTCGACAGGGGAGGATAGTATTTATCGAAACTTATTTGACTTAGCCGATTTTAATCATCAACAACCAGTTATTGATCAATATTTTAAAGATGCAATCAAAATGTGGCTTGATTTAGGAATCGACGGCATTCGGATGGACGCGGTGAAACATATGCCATTTGGATGGCAAAAGTCATTCATGGATAAAATTTATGATCATCGAGCAGTCTTTACATTTGGAGAATGGTTTTTATCAGAAAATGAAGTTGATCCAGCAAATCATATGTTTGCCAATGAATCTGGAATGAGTTTATTAGACTTTCGTTTTGGACAAAAATTACGTCAAGTGTTACGAGACAATACAGATAGTTGGTATGGATTTGATCAAATAATTCAAGATACTGCGAATGCATATGATGAAGTGATTGATCAAGTCACCTTTATCGATAACCACGACATGGACCGTTTTATGATCGAAGGCGGTGATTCGCGGACCGTCGATATGGCATTGGCCGTCCTTTTAACATCCCGAGGGATCCCAACGATTTATTACGGAACGGAACAATATCTAACGGGAAACGGTGACCCGAATAACCGAAAAATGATGACGTCATTTCATAAAAACACGAGAGCATACCAAATTATTCAGCGGCTAGCTCAATTACGAACGTCCAATCCAGCTTTAGCATATGGAGATACACAACAAAGATGGATGAATCATGATGTCTATATTTATGAACGTCAATTTG from Bacillus sp. (in: firmicutes) harbors:
- a CDS encoding AAA family ATPase, with amino-acid sequence MPHYYDVAIVMNKLKEALFTHTGEQFSLFSYSENMDELLEMIQETILNDANEATLIGYIFDSLEKGRIKYSTLHGDKKFIEEPLLNNALYYFPRFGVAVAKLPIYQSHEDYEETFLFAKEGKAIISFLDYLYEKQRESMKGYINVIVATDDGIQRSKEEFTYQIKREDVLLEEPIKKEIFRSIDEFFLNEGEFFKKYNLPYKRGILLYGAPGNGKTTLVKSIAGSTPAPVVYWQITEFTYSYTIKEVFSTVSKLAPVILVIEDIDSMPEESRSVFLNTLDGASTKEGIFLIGTTNYPEKIDPALINRAGRFDRAYEIKLPNQETRSLYLRKKKITEFISEAEFNYLIKQTEGLSIAQLNELYTMVALQWHYDKQVDLHSIIKDLQTNNRRTWRQEWLENPVHSSIGFGD
- a CDS encoding topology modulation protein, with amino-acid sequence MKKIMVVGVSPGVGKTTFARRLGEALNIPVYHLDKYYWKPGWVESPLEEFRAAQLEIVKQEKWIIEGNYTNTYDVRVPHADTIIYLELSLMRCLFRVFKRTYSNLGKNRNDVGEGCPERFEWEFFHYILTTHRRRKKAMPERLREMQLTGTQKTIVVLKSKKAIETYLKKIKESRIPN
- a CDS encoding amidohydrolase family protein; translated protein: MQIFDAHFHIIDSRFPLIVNQGFMPDDFTCEDYLDRVKDFNVIGGAIVSGSFQGFDQSYLINALQTLGEHFVGVTQLPDDTSDEEIMRLHQLGVRAIRFNVKRGVLKDLSRLDYMARRVYELVGWHSELYIDSASLVHFTKIVENLPAVSIDHLGLTKEGFYTLLALVEKGVRVKATGFGRVELNVEEAHRKIFSVNPDALMFGTDLPSTRAKRPFQTSDMELIYDVLGDEGAKKVFYKNAINWYKI
- a CDS encoding histidine phosphatase family protein, giving the protein MRTNMYFVRHAHSTYTPDEVGRPLSERGLVDAEVTELLKKEEIDIVISSPYKRAIQTVEGIAKFLGKEVVIEDGFKERTLAEKPVEDFNQAITKVWEDVHFSWEGGESNILAQERGVKTTFRILEKYEGKNIVIGTHGNIMVLIMNHFDHQYDFHFWKKLDMPDIYKLTFEQKKLIDVQRIWGEK
- a CDS encoding IPT/TIG domain-containing protein — encoded protein: MKKSLKLRSVWLLIFGLLRIGLNQDKQVVNIASTEENDVNFTSDVIYQIVVDRFYDGNTSNNPTESLYSKNCTNLRKYCGGDWQGIIDKLKDGYLTDMGITAIWISQPVENVYSIMNDAAGTTSYHGYWARDFKKTNPFFGDVAKFRELISTAHAHGIKVIIDFAPNHTSPASEDDPSYMENGRLYDNGVLIGGYTHDTSGYFHHNGGTDFSTGEDSIYRNLFDLADFNHQQPVIDQYFKDAIKMWLDLGIDGIRMDAVKHMPFGWQKSFMDKIYDHRAVFTFGEWFLSENEVDPANHMFANESGMSLLDFRFGQKLRQVLRDNTDSWYGFDQIIQDTANAYDEVIDQVTFIDNHDMDRFMIEGGDSRTVDMALAVLLTSRGIPTIYYGTEQYLTGNGDPNNRKMMTSFHKNTRAYQIIQRLAQLRTSNPALAYGDTQQRWMNHDVYIYERQFGNDVVLVAINRSSTESYHITGLFTDLPSGTYRDELAGLLNGNAITVNSDKSVSPFTLSAGEVGVWSYSKKETLPHIGHVGPMMGQVGHTVTIDGEGFGVSPGEVLFGSASATIVSWTDHQIIAKVPIVTPGIYDITVKNASGTSSNSYDKFEVLTNDQVSVRFVVHNAYTNWGENVYLVGNVHELGNWDPNKAIGPLFNQVIYSYPSWYIDVSVPEGTPLEFKFIKKDASGNVIWESGSNHTYTTPVGTTGEVSVQWR
- a CDS encoding DUF1572 family protein: MSSNEKAVSTEYLKVIKSRFISMKDTAEKTFEQLDDQDLFWYPNENSNSITVIVKHMSGNMISRWTDFLHSDGEKPYRDRDGEFEHTISSRKELYEVWNKGWDVFFKAIDSLTEEHLLHVIYIRKEPHTVIEAIERQMYHYSYHIGQIVYIAKLLKSDQWRCLTIPRNKKSTS